Genomic segment of Luteitalea sp.:
ACCCAATGATCCCGACGCGCTCCGCCGTCACGTCGCACGAGAAGCTGGCCGGGTGCCCCTCACAACATTGCATCGGCTCATCGTGATGCTGCGAGAACGAGAAGCGACGGAGGCGGACGACACGCAGCGCGCTGGTTGGCTGCTCTGCCGCGCAACAGCGCACCAGGCCCTGGCCTCCCGCGGCAGCCGTCTTGCCGTCTACGACTTGCGCGAAACGATTGCACAGCTCAATCGGCGTGTGCCCGTCGGATTCCTTGCGGCACTCACAGAGGTTGGGGACGCGTCGTGCATCGACACCCTCGCCTCGGCATGGACCACGACTGACGACTCATGGTTCCGCCAGCAGCTCGAATCGGCCTTTCTGGCGGTGATTGCTCGCGAGGGCATCACGAAGCGACACGCCGCCGCCAAGCGGATGGCCTCGCACTGGCCGGAAGCGTTTCGGGCACTGTGGGGGAGGAAGAAGGGGTAAAGGGGTAAAGGGATCAAGGGGTAAAGGGATCAAGGGGTCTAGGGATCAAGGGGTGTCCTTCGGGCGTGCGTAGCGCGGGGCCTTTAGGCCCCGCGGCCGACGAGCCGGAGACTTCGTCCTCACCCCGCTGAATGAGCCACCCTCCCTTGATCCCTTGATCCCTTCAATACGCTTTAGCAAACCACGCATAAGCCACGGCTGGCTTGTCGCAACGGATGCAGCCGCCCTGCGGCGGCTCCGTTTCGGCGAACGGCAGATTACGAATCGTTGCCTGCGTTTCGGCCTTGATGGACGCCTCGCACGCCGCGTCGCCGCACCAAGGAGCGACGACGAATCCGGGACGGCCCTCCATGGCGTCCTTGAACGCTGCGTACGAGCTGGTCCGCAGGGTGCGCTCGTCGCGAAACGCGCGCGCGCGTACCAGCAAGGCGTCCTGAATCTCGGTCAACAGGCCTTGCACGCGATCGGCAAGTCCCTCGATGGGGACGAATATCTTCTCCCGCGTGTCGCGCCGCGCGAGGACCACCTGAGATTTGTCGATGTCCTTCGGACCGATCTCGAGACGTAGCGGCACGCCCCGCATCTCCCACTCGGCAAACTTCCATCCAGGCGTGTAGGCATCACGGTCGTCGAGAAAGACGCGCACGCCGTGCTCGACGAGACGATCTCGAATCTCGCACGCCTTTGGCAACACGCTCTCGCGCCAATTGCCGCGCGAGATGGGCACGATCACGACTTGATGTGGCGCGATGCGAGGAGGCAGCACGAGACCGCTGTCGTCGCCATGCGTCATGATGACGGCGCCTATGAGACGCGTCGTCACGCCCCACGACGTCGTCCAGGCATGCTCCAGCGACTTGTCGCGCCCCTGAAAGCGAATCTCGAAAGCCCGTGCGAAGTTCTGCCCCAGCATGTGCGACGTGCCGGCCTGGAGCGCGCGGCCGTCCTGCATCAGCCCCTCGATCGAATAGGTGCGCACCGCACCCGCGAACTTCTCGCTGTCGGTCTTCTGTCCCTCGACAACCGGGATGGCAAGCTCCGTTTCGGCAAAGGACTTGTAGAGCGCCAAGATCTTCAGCGTCTCCTCCTGGGCTTCCGCTTCGGTCTCATGCGCCGTGTGGCCTTCCTGCCAGAGGAACTCGGTCGTGCGAAGAAAGGGGTACGTCTTCTTCTCCCAGCGCACGACGTTTGCCCACTGGTTGATCAAGACGGGGAGATCCCGCCACGACTGAATCCACTTCGCGTACAGCGTGCCTATGATCGCCTCCGACGTGGGCCGGATCGCGAGTCGCTCTTCGAGCGTCTCCGTGCCGCCTTGCGTGACCCACGCGACCTGCGGCGCGAACCCCTCGACGTGGTCTGCTTCGCGGGAGAGCAGGCTCTCAGGTACGAAGAGCGGGAAGTACGCATTGACGTGCCCAGTCGCCTTGAGCCGGCGGTCGAGCGCCTGTTGCATGTGCTCCCAGATGGCGTAGCCATACGGCCGGATCGCCAAGCAGCCCTTGACCATCGTGTAGTCGGCGAGCTCGGCCCGACGCACGACGTCGAGGTACCAGCGCGAGAAGTCCTCGGACTGGGGCGTGATCTCCGTTACCAACGTGTCCTTCCGCTGTTCGGTCATGAGTTTCTTCTGTCTTCAAGATTCGTCCTGAGGTGCGTTTACATCAACACGTCGCCGCAGTGTTTGCTCCAGGCATTGTCGTCACGCTGCGGGACATCGAGACGATAGTGCGCGCCGCGGCTCTCGGCACGGCGCCAGGCGGCCCGAGCCATGAGGAATGCCACCGTGAGGAGGCTCGCGTGACGCGCAGCCTCAACCGAGGCAGGCAGGTCACCGGACAGCCCGCGCCATGCCGCCTCGAGTTGGGCTACTGCGCTTCCCAAGCCGGCCGTGTCTCGGAAGAGCCCCACATTGCTCCACATGAGCTGTTGAACGTCCCGAGTGGTCATGGTGCGCGAAGACCGTGGGCCTTCTGGGCGCTGCATCAGCGACAGTTCTACGTGCCGCGGTCCCTCCCAGTCCGAGACGTTGTTTGCGGCTGCCCGCATCGCAGCACCGGCGCGCGCGCCAAACACCAGGCCCTCCAGGAGCGAGTTGCTCGCCAGGCGGTTCGCCCCGTGCACTCCCGTGCAAGCAACCTCGCCTGCTGCAAACAGCCCCGGTCGCGACGTTCGGCCGTCCAGGTCGGTGGCAACACCGCCCATCACGTAGTGCGCCGCCGGGCTCACGGGGATCAGGTCGCGCGCCAGATCGAGGCCCGCCATGTGACATGCGTCAGTAATGAGCGGAAACCGCGCGTGCACCACGTCGGCCGGCAGATGCCGGAGCGAGAGAAAGACCGGTTGGCCAGACCGCTCGCGCTCTCGAACAATCGCGCGAGCCACACGATCGCGCGGCGCCAGGTCTCCCAGCGGATCCTCGCGCGCCATGAACCGCTCGCCGGCGCCATTCACGAGTCGTGCTCCCTCACCGCGCAGCGCTTCCGACAGGAGAAATCTCGGCGCGCCTGGCACGTCGAGGACCGTCGGGTGGAACTGGACGAACTCCAGGTCCGAGATCATGGCGCCTGCCGCAAACGCCATCCGGATACCGTCGCCCGTCGCCACTTCTGGATTCGTGGTCTCGGCGTACACCTGCCCCGCCCCGCCGGTGGCGATGAGTGTCGCAGCAGCTTCCACGCAACCGGCCGTGCCTTCTTCGGTCAGGAACCGCGCACCCCGGCATCGGCCGTGCTCTATTACGAGGCCGCATGCCAGGCTGTGGGCGACAATGCGCACGCCCGTCTCCGCGGCGACCCGTCGGCCGAGCACACGCCCAATCTCGCGTCCGGTCGCATCTCGGGCGTGCAAGACGCGGCGAACAGTGTGCGCCCCTTCGCGCGCGAGGCTCAGAGACTGGTCCGGTTGCCGATCGAACGAGGCGCCCCAGTCGACGAGCTCGCGCACGTAGCGGGGGCCTTCCCCGACGAGGACCGCGACCGCCTGCTCGTCGCAGAGGCCGCCGCCAGCCGCAATCGTATCAGCAGCGTGCAGCGCAGGCGCATCGTCTGCACCCACGGCTGCCGCAATACCGCCCTGGGCATAGCCCGTGTTGCCCTCTGCAGGCTCGGACTTCGTGAGGATGAGAACGTCGCCAGCCCCCGCCAGCTCGACCGCAGCGCGAAGCGCGGCGATCCCGCTCCCAAGAATGAGAAAGTCGGTCTGAAGATTTGCCAAGGCGCCAGCCGGACGATCTACGAACCGCGCAGACAACCGACCCTTGTTATCCTACCATTCGACTCGTCTGACGGCCCACCGTCGGCGGGCCGTCGGGCTCGCTCATGGCAGGCCGCACACGCGTCGAAGGGCTGTTTCCTGATTCCAGCCTTCGCTCGTCTCCGGCGAGCTACGGCTAGGCAAGCCTGATTCCTGAATCCTGATCATGCACATCCCTGTCCACGCCGGTCCCGAGACCGGCTACGCCGTCGAAATCGAGAATGGCCTTCTCGGTAGCCTGGCCGACGTGATGCGGACCGTCCTGCCCGAGGGTGCGCCGCGGTTCGTGCTCTCGAGCCCACGAATCTGGCGGTTGCACGGCGCGGCCATCGCCGCTGGCCTGCCCACGTCCGAGCCCATCCTCGTACCGGATGGCGAGCGTGCGAAGCAGCTCACCACGGTGCAGCGCGTCTACGACGCCTTGATCCGCGCCAACGCGGACAGAAGCACGCAGCTCGTGGTCGTGGGTGGCGGCGTTTTGGGCGACTTGGGAGGATTTGCGGCGGCCACGTTCCTGCGTGGTATCTCGTATGTGCAGGTGCCAACGACGCTGCTCGCGCAAGTGGATAGCGCGATTGGCGGTAAGGTCGGCGTGAACCATGCGCTTGGCAAGAACCTCATTGGCGCCTTTCATCATCCCCGACTGGTGGTATCGGATCCGCTCGTTCTTCGCACGCTGTCGCGACGCGAGTTCCGCGCGGGGCTGTACGAGGTGGTCAAGTATGCGGTCATTGCGAGCCGGCCGCTCTTCGACCAGTTGATGGTGGGACTGCCACAGATCGTCGCACGGGAGTCGGAGGTGCTCGTGCCGATCATCGCCGAGTGCTGCCGCATCAAAGCGGAGGTCGTCGCCGCCGACGAACGCGAGCAAGGGCTGCGGCGCACGCTCAACTTTGGCCATACAGTCGGGCACGCCCTCGAGGCGGTCACGAAGTATCGACGGTTCCGCCACGGCGAGGCAGTAGCCTACGGGATGCGCGCCGCCGCGTGGCTCGCGCGCACGCGCGGGTCACTCGCCGCCGACGCTCATGAAGCGCTCGACGAGCTGCTGACTCGAATGGGCCCGCTTCCCACTGTGGCGGATCTCTCGGCGGCAGCCTGTCTCGAAGCCATGCGACACGACAAGAAGGTGGTACGCGGCACGCTCCACTTCGTGCTGCCGGTAGACATCGGGCGTACAGCGATCGTGACCGACGTGACGGAGCTGGAGCTCGCAACGAGCCTCCGCGAGGTCGGCCTGCGAATCTAAGACGCGGAGGAGATCAGACCAGAGGAAGAAGATCGCGAACGAGAACTGGTGGACCGCCGAAAAGCGGCGTCACCTGCTCGTCCTCGGTGTGTCGTGTGATGCTGCGATAGTGGTATCCGAAAGGCTGATCGGCCATCGGCGCTGGGGCACGATGGCACTCGAGTACGCGGTCTGGTAGGTTGAGAATCCTGTAGTCAGCGATCCCCTCACGTGCGTACAGGCTGGCCTTTGTCATGCGATCGAACCTGAGCGTCGTATCTGAGACTTCAACGATAAGCAGCGCGGTCGTTGGATGGGCGCTAGCATGACCGTCGGGAACCCGCTTAACCACGGCGATGTCCGGCTCAGGCTCACTGTCATCGCCAAGCCCAAGAGGTAGCTGGACACGAACGCTGCGCGCAGGCCCAACATAGCGTTGAAAGGCCTCGTTCACACGCTGAACCGCGGCCGCATGCATGCTGCGCTGAGGGGTCACTTTACGTACCACCTCTCCGGCGATCAACTCCAACCGTTCGGCAGGACCAAAGATGCCGAGCTCTCCGGCACGTTGATATTCGTCGCGCGACCAGCGCCGAATTTCCGGCGCCACATCCACCCACCACCTCGCGGGGGCCTCGCGCGCGAGCATTTGCGCAGCCATAACGCTGATGATAGCACGCTGCGTGGGCGCGGTGCCGCCCTGGATTCACGATGCTCCGTACGGGACCTCATTCAGCCAACCGCCATGACAAAACGCTCAGCGGTGCCGGATATGGATCTACTCGCGCAACGGTCGCCTCGATTGCGCGCCGCCCATGACGAACACCGTAAGCCTCGCAACGGAGAGTGACGGTGTCGTTGTCGTCCTGCAGCGGATTCCCGTCTCCATCGGCGTGATCATCAGCCACCCACACGACGACATATGCCAGCGGTGGACCTTCCAGCGTCAGGCCCACGACGTCCGCGAGGCTTCCATAAACGAAGAGACGCCACCTCGGGTTGTTGGCTCCCCATGGCCCGCGGTCAGAAGTTGTTTGCACGTCATGCGTGAGGTCGACGAGACTCACGATGCGGCCGTCCGGAAAGCGGGGCAACAGCGTGTCATCACGAACGCGCGAGAGCGCACGACCAGTGAGCACGTCGGTCCATACCGGCACATGTGAGAGCTCCAGGAAGGCGCGTTCGAGACCGGCATCGGCTGCGTGCACCAACTCTTCCGCGTCACGATCATTCGCTGTGATGAGATGCTCTGTCGCGACAGCCATGATCAGCGCGCTGCCAACAACGGTGAGAAGTAGCGTCACCAACAGCGCGAGGATCAGCGCTGCGCCGCGATCGGAAAGCAGTCGGGTGCCGCCGTGAGGAGGTGAACGCGTAACGAGGCAACAAGATGACATCGTGGTTA
This window contains:
- a CDS encoding Uma2 family endonuclease gives rise to the protein MAAQMLAREAPARWWVDVAPEIRRWSRDEYQRAGELGIFGPAERLELIAGEVVRKVTPQRSMHAAAVQRVNEAFQRYVGPARSVRVQLPLGLGDDSEPEPDIAVVKRVPDGHASAHPTTALLIVEVSDTTLRFDRMTKASLYAREGIADYRILNLPDRVLECHRAPAPMADQPFGYHYRSITRHTEDEQVTPLFGGPPVLVRDLLPLV
- the aroB gene encoding 3-dehydroquinate synthase; amino-acid sequence: MHIPVHAGPETGYAVEIENGLLGSLADVMRTVLPEGAPRFVLSSPRIWRLHGAAIAAGLPTSEPILVPDGERAKQLTTVQRVYDALIRANADRSTQLVVVGGGVLGDLGGFAAATFLRGISYVQVPTTLLAQVDSAIGGKVGVNHALGKNLIGAFHHPRLVVSDPLVLRTLSRREFRAGLYEVVKYAVIASRPLFDQLMVGLPQIVARESEVLVPIIAECCRIKAEVVAADEREQGLRRTLNFGHTVGHALEAVTKYRRFRHGEAVAYGMRAAAWLARTRGSLAADAHEALDELLTRMGPLPTVADLSAAACLEAMRHDKKVVRGTLHFVLPVDIGRTAIVTDVTELELATSLREVGLRI
- the nadB gene encoding L-aspartate oxidase, which codes for MANLQTDFLILGSGIAALRAAVELAGAGDVLILTKSEPAEGNTGYAQGGIAAAVGADDAPALHAADTIAAGGGLCDEQAVAVLVGEGPRYVRELVDWGASFDRQPDQSLSLAREGAHTVRRVLHARDATGREIGRVLGRRVAAETGVRIVAHSLACGLVIEHGRCRGARFLTEEGTAGCVEAAATLIATGGAGQVYAETTNPEVATGDGIRMAFAAGAMISDLEFVQFHPTVLDVPGAPRFLLSEALRGEGARLVNGAGERFMAREDPLGDLAPRDRVARAIVRERERSGQPVFLSLRHLPADVVHARFPLITDACHMAGLDLARDLIPVSPAAHYVMGGVATDLDGRTSRPGLFAAGEVACTGVHGANRLASNSLLEGLVFGARAGAAMRAAANNVSDWEGPRHVELSLMQRPEGPRSSRTMTTRDVQQLMWSNVGLFRDTAGLGSAVAQLEAAWRGLSGDLPASVEAARHASLLTVAFLMARAAWRRAESRGAHYRLDVPQRDDNAWSKHCGDVLM
- a CDS encoding proline--tRNA ligase, whose protein sequence is MTEQRKDTLVTEITPQSEDFSRWYLDVVRRAELADYTMVKGCLAIRPYGYAIWEHMQQALDRRLKATGHVNAYFPLFVPESLLSREADHVEGFAPQVAWVTQGGTETLEERLAIRPTSEAIIGTLYAKWIQSWRDLPVLINQWANVVRWEKKTYPFLRTTEFLWQEGHTAHETEAEAQEETLKILALYKSFAETELAIPVVEGQKTDSEKFAGAVRTYSIEGLMQDGRALQAGTSHMLGQNFARAFEIRFQGRDKSLEHAWTTSWGVTTRLIGAVIMTHGDDSGLVLPPRIAPHQVVIVPISRGNWRESVLPKACEIRDRLVEHGVRVFLDDRDAYTPGWKFAEWEMRGVPLRLEIGPKDIDKSQVVLARRDTREKIFVPIEGLADRVQGLLTEIQDALLVRARAFRDERTLRTSSYAAFKDAMEGRPGFVVAPWCGDAACEASIKAETQATIRNLPFAETEPPQGGCIRCDKPAVAYAWFAKAY